In a genomic window of Telopea speciosissima isolate NSW1024214 ecotype Mountain lineage chromosome 5, Tspe_v1, whole genome shotgun sequence:
- the LOC122661863 gene encoding uncharacterized protein LOC122661863 has product MVLVGHVCKIGIMFLNLNFFSLQMGKTSHQDSIHPVYLDRLLDMSEIQPVMINGAEAVYLKPKGQQDWQENVGKNWSHGNRCEGCNSELFKENYKFCSVFCMRFILDLHEKKDNKDGNCGGSSMRPEEKYPSPITVKRDTFRPIQRKRKGIPKRSPFF; this is encoded by the coding sequence ATGGTATTGGTGGGCCATGTTTGTAAGATTGGTATCATGTTTTTGAAtcttaatttcttttctctgcAGATGGGAAAGACGTCTCACCAAGATTCAATTCACCCAGTCTACCTGGACAGGTTGTTGGACATGTCTGAAATTCAACCAGTTATGATTAATGGTGCAGAAGCTGTGTATCTGAAACCTAAAGGCCAACAAGATTGGCAGGAGAATGTGGGCAAGAATTGGAGCCATGGAAATAGATGTGAAGGTTGCAACTCTGAACTGTTTAAAGAAAATTACAAGTTTTGTTCTGTCTTCTGCATGAGGTTTATCCTTGATTTACATGAGAAGAAAGATAATAAAGATGGGAATTGTGGTGGCAGTTCTATGAGACCAGAAGAAAAGTATCCATCACCCATCACTGTTAAGAGGGACACATTTCGTCCAATTCAGAGGAAAAGGAAAGGGATTCCTAAAAGGTCTCCATTTTTCTGA